Proteins encoded by one window of Thunnus thynnus chromosome 3, fThuThy2.1, whole genome shotgun sequence:
- the tmem184c gene encoding transmembrane protein 184C, with the protein MPCSCGNWRRWIRPLVVVLYILLLIVVLPLCIWELQKSEVGTHNKAWFIAGIFVFMTIPISLWGILQHLVHYTQPELQKPIIRILWMVPIYSLDSWIALKYPNIAIYVDTCRECYEAFVIYNFMTFLLNYLENQYPSLVMMLEVQEQQKHLPPLCCCPPWPMGEVLLLRCKLGVLQYTVVRPVTTVIALICQLCDVYDEGNFSSTNAWTYLVIFNNMSQLFAMYCLVLFYRALREELSPIKPVGKFLCVKMVVFVSFWQAVFIALLVKVGIISEKRTWDWQSVEAVATGLQDFIICVEMFLAAIAHHFSFTYKPYIQEAEEVSCFDSFMAMWDISDVRADISEQVRNVGRTVMGRPRKPYFGEAQSDGERSGLLSSGSQDAITEAASNPVSPKGQYQGLGRTLTPHSLSAPAGLSSAPWGEGYEARCEETEEEERTDQTKEPTEADLIVIT; encoded by the exons ATGCCTTGTTCCTGTGGGAACTGGAGAAGATGGATTCGTCCGCTGGTCGTTGTGTTATATATCTTGTTATTAATAGTCGTCCTGCCTTTGTGCATCTGGGAACTACAGAAGTCAGAG GTTGGCACTCATAACAAAGCATGGTTCATTGCTGGGATATTTGTCTTCATGACCATACCCATATCATTATGGGGCATCCTCCAGCATCTGGTTCACTACACTCAGCCGGAGCTTCAGAAACCTATCATCAG GATATTATGGATGGTCCCAATCTACAGCCTGGACAGC TGGATTGCACTGAAATACCCCAATATAGCAATTTATGTGGACACGTGCAGAGAGTGCTATGAGGCCTTTGTCATCTACAACTTCATGACCTTCTTGCTGAACTACCTGGAAAATCAGTACCCCAGCCTGGTGATGATGCTGgaggtccaggagcagcagaaacatctgCCTCCTCTCTGTTGCTGCCCGCCCTGGCCTATGGGAGA GGTTTTATTGTTGAGATGTAAGCTGGGAGTGTTGCAGTACACAGTCGTACGACCCGTCACTACTGTGATTGCCTT GATCTGTCAGCTTTGTGACGTGTATGATGAAGGCAATTTTAGTTCAACAAATGCATGGACATACCTGGTCATTTTCAACAATATGTCACAGCTG TTTGCCATGTACTGTCTGGTGCTGTTCTACAGGGCTCTGAGAGAGGAACTGAGTCCAATCAAACCAGTGGGCAAATTCCTCTGTGTCAAAATGGTGGTGTTTGTCTCATTCTG GCAAGCTGTGTTCATTGCTTTACTGGTGAAAGTGGGTATTATCTCAGAGAAACGTACATGGGACTGGCAGAGTGTGGAGGCTGTTGCTACTGGTCTACAG GATTTCATCATATGTGTGGAGATGTTTCTGGCAGCCATTGCCCATCACTTCAGCTTCACCTACAAGCCGTACATCCAGGAGGCTGAGGAGGTCTCCTGCTTTGACTCTTTCATGGCAATGTGGGACATCTCCGATGTCAGAGCAGACATTTCTGAACAAGTCCGCAATGTTG GGAGAACAGTTATGGGTCGTCCAAGGAAACCCTACTTCGGCGAGGCACAGAGTGACGGTGAGCGATCTGGTCTTCTATCTTCCGGCTCTCAAGATGCCATCACAGAGGCAGCATCCAACCCGGTGTCACCAAAGGGTCAATACCAGGGCCTGGGGAGAACCCTCACCCCGCACTCTTTGTCAGCCCCTGCTGGGCTCAGCTCTGCACCTTGGGGTGAAGGATATGAAGCTAGATGCGAAGAAacggaggaggaagaaaggacCGACCAAACCAAAGAACCGACAGAGGCAGATCTGATCGTAATCACCTAG
- the prmt9 gene encoding protein arginine N-methyltransferase 9: MPNASARPKHGRRTRRRRREDPARNELVSSSLESAQQCLFNQDYGTAFVHYLLVLNLAPVFKEVAKESFRFTLFKWAEELDSVGRIQDLFDCYEQALELFPADEVILNSMGEHLFKMGFRDEAAGHFHKALKLRPDYPEARENFYRVANWLVERWHFLMLNDHGRNRKYQQAIQKAIESGCNTVLDIGTGTGILGMCAKKAGAAEVYACELSKTMYELACEVLTANGMDGRIKIVHMKSLDMEVPKDIPQRVSLVVTETVDAGLFGEGIIESLIHAWHHLLLPPQATQAQSGENEVREPSATGRVIPAGATVFGMAVECPEIRRNHRLRVSEVGGLSMAAAGELRSPVSCTSLPDDSMEPYTTERLSRVPGGYKPLTEPFTALNIDFNNVQELEGLTSREVQQIRLLVTQEGQLDALAVWFQLHLDEESSLSTGPQEDTCWEQAIYPDHSTKGFVLKPGDELIVEVSCRDAFLRLCSVAVVRDGHEIHLNKRLDSQHSGSPVSNPNPEAELCSALACLQTDQNQTKDFCMLECSEIALLNNHDYHQSFRSALAKLISQLKVACQNEEPGSGVQSDLAGRPLFYVLDVSEGFSMLSLIAASQGHVKAYSSVEKKKQQEVLKKLACSSNIPEEHLEFWLNHMEDEHGMLQRPSREKLWSAIILDCVETCGLIRQKLMEKASLARCLLEEGGRVFPEKIVVYGMLVESDTLLLESAVQGQEPTLGFNIAPFINQFTVPVHVFLDFSTLECRHLSESVELFVLDLMNASANYTNREIKVQATSAGRITAIPFWYQIHLDQDISVSTLSQNSHWKQAAAVLQQPLEVQAGDWVRLAVKLHKSTISITAHIEDVPGQME, from the exons ATGCCTAATGCCAGTGCAAGGCCGAAGCATGGCAGGAGGACCCGAAGGCGACGCAGAGAGGATCCTGCCAGGAATGAGCTGGTGTCTAGTTCACTAGAAAGTGCCCAGCAGTGCCTGTTCAACCAAGATTATGGAACTGCATTTGTGCACTACCTTCTGGTCCTCAACCTTGCACCTGTCTTTAAGGAGGTTGCGAAG GAATCCTTCAGGTTTACTCTCTTCAAATGGGCAGAAGAGTTGGACTCTGTCGGCCGCATTCAGGACCTCTTTGACTGTTACGAACAAGCGTTGGAACTCTTCCCTGCCGATGAAGTCATCCTGAACAGCATGGGCGAACACCTGTTCAA AATGGGATTTAGAGATGAAGCTGCAGGTCATTTCCACAAAGCCTTGAAACTGAGACCGGACTACCCAGAAGCCAGGGAGAACTTCTATCGTGTGGCCAACTGGCTGGTGGAGCGCTGGCATTTCTTAATGCTCAACGACCATGGAAGGAACCGGAAGTACCAGCAAGCCATCCAGAAGGCTATTGAGAGCGGCTGTAACACTGTACTTGACATAGGTACTGGCACTGGGATCCTTGG CATGTGTGCCAAGAAGGCAGGGGCTGCTGAGGTGTACGCCTGCGAGCTGTCGAAGACAATGTATGAACTGGCCTGTGAGGTGTTGACTGCAAACGGAATGGATGGTAGGATCAAGATCGTCCATATGAAATCTCTGGACATGGAGGTGCCAAAGGACATCCCACAAAG GGTTTCGTTGGTGGTGACGGAGACCGTAGATGCGGGATTGTTTGGAGAGGGCATCATAGAGAGTCTCATTCATGCCTGGCACCACCTCCTGCTGCCTCCACAGGCAACACAAGCACAG AGCGGGGAGAATGAAGTCAGGGAACCATCTGCGACAGGTCGGGTCATCCCTGCTGGAGCTACTGTGTTTGGAATGGCTGTCGAGTGCCCTGAGATCCGCCGCAATCACAG GCTTCGTGTGTCAGAGGTGGGCGGTCTGTCCATGGCTGCAGCCGGGGAGCTCCGTAGTCCAGTGAGCTGCACCTCTCTGCCAGATGACTCCATGGAGCCTTACACTACAGAGAGACTTAGCAGAGTGCCAGGAGGATATAAACCACTCACAGAGCCGTTCACAGCCCTCAACATAGATTTCAACAACGTGCAG GAATTGGAGGGGCTGACCTCTAGGGAGGTTCAGCAGATCCGCCTGCTTGTCACGCAGGAGGGACAGCTGGATGCTCTGGCCGTGTGGTTCCAGCTCCACCTGGACGAGGAGAGCAGTCTGTCCACCGGACCCCAGGAGGACACCTGCTGGGAGCAAGCCATCTACCCTGACCACAGCACCAAGG GTTTTGTCCTGAAACCCGGAGATGAGCTGATTGTTGAAGTCTCCTGCCGTGATGCCTTCCTGAGGCTCTGCAGTGTTGCTGTGGTGAGAGATGGGCACGAAATCCATCTAAACAAGCGTCTGGATTCGCAGCACTCTGGGAGCCCCGTTTCAAACCCAAACCCAGAGGCAGAGCTGTGCAGTGCATTAGCATGTCTACAGACTGACCAAAATCAAACCAAAGATTTCTGCATGCTGGAATGTTCAGAAATAGCGCTCCTGAACAATCATGACTACCATCAGAGTTTTCGCAGCGCGCTAGCCAAACTCATCTCCCAGCTGAAGGTTGCATGCCAAAACGAAGAGCCAGGATCAGGTGTTCAGTCTGACCTCGCTGGTAGGCCCCTTTTCTACGTGCTGGATGTGTCAGAGGGCTTCTCTATGCTCTCCCTCATCGCTGCCAGCCAAGGTCATGTAAAAGCCTACAGCTCTGTGGAAAAGAAGAAGCAACAGGAAGTGCTGAAGAAACTGGCTTGCTCCAGTAATATCCCAGAAGAACATCTAGAGTTCTGGCTCAACCACATGGAGGACGAGCACGGGATGCTGCAGAGGCCCTCCAGGGAAAAGCTGTGGAGCGCCATCATCCTGGACTGCGTGGAGACGTGTGGTCTAATAAGACAAAAGCTGATGGAGAAAGCCTCACTGGCCAG GTGTCTGCTTGAAGAAGGAGGACGTGTCTTCCCAGAAAAGATTGTGGTGTATGGTATGCTGGTGGAGTCAGACACGTTGCTGTTGGAAAGTGCTGTCCAGGGTCAGGAGCCAACACTGGGATTCAATATTGCTCCCTTCATCAACCAGTTCACT GTACCAGTCCATGTGTTTCTGGACTTCTCCACCCTGGAGTGCAGGCATCTCAGTGAGTCTGTGGAGCTCTTTGTTCTTGACCTTATGAATGCCAGCGCAAACTACACCAACAGAGAAATCAAG GTCCAGGCTACGTCTGCAGGCAGAATAACTGCTATTCCCTTTTGGTACCAAATCCACCTGGACCAAGACATCAGTGTCAGCACCCTCAGCCAGAACTCTCACTGGAAGCAGGCAGCTGCCGTGCTGCAGCAGCCCCTGGAGGTCCAAGCCGGAGACTGGGTCCGCCTCGCAGTGAAGCTTCACAAGAGCACCATCTCCATAACGGCCCATATAGAGGATGTCCCCGGTCAAATGGAGTAA